In Amycolatopsis coloradensis, one genomic interval encodes:
- a CDS encoding response regulator transcription factor: MIHGEKTSRTTDRVRVAVYAPDLLAGLGTTSILGADDRLDVLPGTDLGPAEVIVTVGDSIGDGVFTFLRQVRAASTLATPPRCVIVTDHFPVQVLMTAIECGMAALLPRRDLDGEHLVRTILAVSQGAGVLPPRLQGSLLSQLERIQEDLLAPNGLALSGLSDREREVLRLLADGHGTEEIATELAYSESTVKNVLHRVMSRYGLHNRTHAVAFALRTGSI, encoded by the coding sequence ATGATTCACGGGGAGAAGACCAGCAGGACGACCGATCGCGTCAGAGTCGCCGTGTACGCCCCGGACCTGCTGGCCGGGCTCGGCACGACGAGCATCCTCGGCGCCGACGATCGGCTGGACGTGCTGCCCGGCACCGACCTCGGACCCGCCGAAGTCATCGTGACGGTCGGAGATTCGATCGGCGACGGGGTTTTCACGTTCCTCCGCCAGGTTCGCGCCGCGTCGACACTCGCCACGCCACCGAGATGCGTGATCGTCACCGACCATTTCCCGGTCCAGGTGCTGATGACGGCGATCGAATGTGGCATGGCCGCGTTGCTGCCGCGGCGCGACCTCGACGGCGAGCATCTGGTGCGGACGATCCTCGCGGTCAGCCAGGGCGCGGGCGTGCTGCCACCGCGCCTGCAGGGCAGCCTGCTCTCCCAGCTCGAACGGATCCAGGAAGACCTGCTGGCCCCCAACGGCCTCGCGTTGTCCGGCCTGTCCGACCGGGAACGAGAAGTCCTCCGCCTGCTGGCCGACGGCCATGGCACGGAAGAGATCGCGACCGAACTCGCCTATTCGGAGAGCACCGTGAAGAACGTCCTCCACCGGGTGATGTCTCGATACGGCCTGCACAACCGCACGCACGCCGTCGCCTTCGCGTTGCGCACCGGCTCGATCTGA
- a CDS encoding universal stress protein, whose translation MNGAFESTVERFGPPRHHTGRAILAGVDGSDTAMRAAAFAFGMARREGGRLIVAFVCRPALGPAIAATVEHDTAVQLYEEIREQIRTAAEELEVPVSFLKTFGDPYTALRDTADRSQVDTVVVGASQKAGHRFAGSVATKLIRTGHWPVLVVP comes from the coding sequence ATGAACGGGGCCTTCGAGTCCACTGTGGAGCGTTTCGGCCCGCCCCGGCACCACACGGGGCGGGCCATCCTGGCCGGGGTCGACGGCTCCGACACGGCGATGCGGGCGGCCGCCTTCGCCTTCGGCATGGCCCGGCGCGAGGGCGGCAGGCTGATCGTCGCCTTCGTCTGCCGTCCGGCGCTCGGTCCCGCAATCGCGGCGACGGTGGAACACGACACGGCAGTGCAGCTCTACGAAGAGATCCGCGAGCAGATCCGCACGGCGGCCGAAGAGCTGGAAGTGCCGGTCAGCTTCCTGAAGACCTTCGGCGATCCGTACACCGCGCTCCGCGACACCGCCGACCGCAGCCAGGTCGACACCGTCGTGGTCGGCGCTTCACAGAAGGCCGGTCACCGGTTCGCGGGATCGGTCGCGACCAAGCTCATCAGGACCGGGCACTGGCCGGTGCTGGTGGTTCCCTGA
- a CDS encoding TetR/AcrR family transcriptional regulator, which yields MTDADGQSPRERYRDQVRAEIKQHAWEQIAAAGVPALSLNAIAKQVGMSGPALYRYFASRDDLVTALIRDAYRSLADTVRAAFDGGADLAGLAVTIRDWARSDPQRYFLIYGTPVPGYHAPEDTTAISSEVMAVLLEACRAFTVDKPETPFDKHLDGHRDWAGDDPAPSSTLHRALSFWTRLHGVLSLELAGHFTGMKFDPDLLIADELDDLTTR from the coding sequence ATGACGGACGCGGACGGGCAGAGCCCGCGGGAGCGCTATCGCGACCAGGTGCGCGCGGAGATCAAGCAGCACGCGTGGGAACAGATCGCCGCCGCCGGGGTGCCCGCGCTGTCGCTCAACGCGATCGCCAAACAGGTCGGGATGAGCGGTCCCGCCCTGTACCGGTACTTCGCCAGCCGCGACGATCTCGTCACCGCGCTCATCCGCGACGCGTACCGGAGCCTCGCCGACACCGTTCGCGCGGCGTTCGACGGCGGCGCCGATCTGGCCGGGCTCGCCGTCACCATCCGGGACTGGGCCCGGAGCGACCCGCAGCGCTACTTCCTCATCTACGGCACGCCCGTTCCCGGCTACCACGCGCCCGAGGACACCACCGCCATCTCGAGCGAGGTCATGGCCGTGCTGCTCGAAGCGTGCCGCGCGTTCACCGTGGACAAGCCGGAAACCCCGTTCGACAAGCATCTGGACGGCCATCGCGACTGGGCGGGCGACGATCCGGCACCGTCCTCGACGCTACACCGCGCGCTCTCGTTCTGGACCCGGCTGCACGGCGTGCTCTCGCTCGAACTCGCCGGCCACTTCACCGGCATGAAGTTCGACCCCGACCTGTTGATCGCGGACGAACTGGACGATCTCACGACCCGGTGA
- a CDS encoding alpha/beta hydrolase, with protein sequence MKLLPVLVAALVTTATPAVASAAPAPNWGPCPEEAAGLGLDCGTIQVPLDYRDPGGRTIEIAISRLASTEPQKRRGVLLTNTGGPGGEGLAFPATLKKLNIPQEVLDSYDVIGMNPRGVHNSTPVTCGLSPAEHPSNIPRYAGNSADVTTEARRVAAVAAKCGSSATAPLLPYLTTANTARDMDRVREALGERKVNYFGISYGTYLGSVYTSLFPERSDRFLLDSATGPGGWDASFSRLFGQGVEDRFPDFAKFAASKPEYGLGRTPAQVTAKYFELAARLDRTPSPDGYNGQVFRHVTFADLYYDKQLPHLAETWRALDTGKPVPTSFGADYPSDNYIASQLHVICNDSDWPEDVETYRRNVAIDRFRHPLFGAAAANITPCAFWPSEPIEPPVKITGRGPSNVLIVQNLRDPATPPAGARKLRQAFGDRARMVTVDQGGHLAYLYKDNQCANDLATEFLVGGTRPRDDFAC encoded by the coding sequence ATGAAACTTCTTCCTGTTCTCGTCGCCGCCTTGGTGACCACGGCGACCCCGGCGGTCGCGTCGGCGGCACCTGCGCCGAACTGGGGGCCGTGTCCCGAAGAGGCGGCGGGCCTCGGCCTGGACTGCGGCACCATCCAGGTCCCGCTGGACTACCGCGACCCCGGCGGCAGGACGATCGAGATCGCGATCTCCCGCCTGGCGAGCACCGAACCGCAGAAGCGCCGCGGCGTACTGCTCACCAACACCGGCGGCCCCGGCGGTGAAGGGCTGGCTTTCCCGGCCACCCTCAAGAAACTGAACATCCCGCAGGAGGTGCTGGACAGCTACGACGTCATCGGGATGAACCCGCGCGGCGTCCACAACAGCACGCCGGTGACGTGCGGACTGTCCCCCGCGGAGCATCCGAGCAACATCCCGAGGTACGCCGGGAACTCGGCCGACGTCACCACCGAGGCGCGGCGGGTCGCCGCCGTCGCCGCGAAATGCGGTTCCTCGGCCACCGCCCCGCTCCTGCCGTACCTGACCACCGCCAACACCGCCCGCGACATGGACCGGGTGCGCGAGGCGCTCGGCGAGCGGAAGGTGAACTACTTCGGGATTTCGTACGGCACCTACCTCGGCTCGGTGTACACGTCGTTGTTCCCCGAGCGCAGCGACCGGTTCCTGCTCGACAGCGCGACCGGCCCCGGCGGCTGGGACGCCTCCTTCTCGCGCCTGTTCGGCCAGGGCGTCGAAGACCGCTTCCCGGACTTCGCGAAGTTCGCCGCCTCCAAGCCCGAATACGGCTTGGGCCGGACGCCGGCGCAGGTGACGGCGAAGTACTTCGAGCTCGCCGCGCGGCTGGACAGGACACCGAGCCCGGACGGCTACAACGGCCAGGTGTTCCGCCACGTCACGTTCGCCGATCTCTACTACGACAAGCAATTGCCGCATCTGGCCGAGACCTGGCGCGCGCTCGACACCGGGAAACCCGTACCGACTTCCTTTGGCGCCGATTACCCGTCGGACAACTACATCGCGAGTCAGCTGCACGTGATCTGCAACGACTCCGACTGGCCGGAGGACGTCGAGACCTACCGGCGCAACGTCGCCATCGACCGCTTCCGCCACCCGCTGTTCGGCGCCGCGGCCGCGAACATCACGCCGTGCGCGTTCTGGCCTTCCGAACCGATCGAACCGCCCGTGAAGATCACCGGCCGCGGCCCGTCGAACGTCCTGATCGTGCAGAACCTCCGCGACCCGGCCACTCCGCCGGCGGGCGCACGGAAGCTGCGTCAAGCCTTCGGCGACCGGGCCAGGATGGTCACCGTCGACCAGGGCGGACATCTGGCGTACCTGTACAAGGACAACCAGTGCGCGAACGACCTCGCGACGGAGTTCCTGGTCGGCGGGACGCGACCGCGGGATGATTTCGCCTGCTGA
- a CDS encoding ATP-binding protein, producing MEANEKRSVFGKLLLEHRRAAGWTQGRLAEASGISVRALRELERGRARAAQQRSAEVLADALGLTGGDREFFLTVAKQGRRRNPALAAQAAATCALPAPTADLSGRESELEQLSAKVAEGGGVVAIVGQAGVGKTALAVTAADLWRAEFPDGGYAVDLRGMDERPLSAGTALDRLLRALDVAPGQVPASEAERSALLRMLLEGRKVLLLLDNAADEAQIRPLLVTGPGSLTLITCRRTLAGLEGARWLGLEALSDDGATGLLAKIVGADRVRAEPAAARELAELCGYLPLALRIAGNRLATRPQWSLAQLADRLRDESTRLRALAAGDLRLRSAFDLSYRAVSPEARRLFRLLATVPGADFGLELAAVVSGASPADVRDQLDELVDASLLQTTAEPERHQFHDLIRLFAEERFEAEEDPAARDTVLAHLLGKAAEAARLFYPKAPETGRFGSREESARWLDVEGGNWVAAHRVAARKGMQREVRDLAVALHWYSDGRSTQRPWWEIFSLGAAAANALGDAGAEAKLLNFVGWAASVCLGDDEGAVAAHRRALDIAAGIGDRVEQTWASIYLGQVLRLTGRDDEAFEFAKRGYELARELPFWDGQTTARNLYGRALLNAGRHSEALAVHRAVLSDAERLAGETYPGFHRLLKALTLRAIGDVLGDLAEWREAAGHYRTGRWLAWEGGFDALEATCAFREGRAWREAGAFEEARECLTLAMDLSAGPSSGALREQASAELALLPAERRLSFGPTEREGR from the coding sequence GTGGAGGCGAACGAAAAGCGGTCGGTGTTCGGCAAGCTCCTGCTCGAACACCGGCGGGCCGCGGGGTGGACACAGGGGCGCCTGGCCGAGGCCTCCGGTATCAGTGTCCGTGCCCTCCGCGAACTGGAGCGCGGCCGCGCGCGAGCCGCCCAGCAACGCTCCGCCGAGGTGCTGGCCGACGCGCTCGGCCTGACCGGCGGCGACCGGGAGTTCTTCCTGACCGTCGCCAAACAGGGACGTCGCCGGAATCCGGCGCTGGCCGCCCAGGCCGCGGCGACGTGCGCGCTGCCCGCGCCCACCGCGGATCTGTCCGGCCGCGAAAGCGAGCTGGAGCAGCTGTCCGCGAAGGTCGCCGAAGGTGGTGGCGTGGTCGCGATCGTCGGGCAGGCCGGGGTCGGGAAGACCGCGCTCGCGGTGACCGCCGCGGATCTGTGGCGCGCGGAGTTCCCGGACGGGGGCTACGCGGTGGACCTGCGCGGGATGGACGAACGACCGCTGAGCGCCGGGACCGCGCTCGACCGGCTGCTGCGCGCGCTGGACGTCGCGCCGGGGCAGGTGCCCGCGTCCGAAGCCGAACGGTCGGCGTTGCTGCGGATGCTGCTCGAAGGCCGCAAAGTCCTGCTGCTGCTCGACAACGCGGCCGACGAAGCGCAGATCCGGCCACTGCTGGTCACCGGGCCCGGCTCCCTCACCCTGATCACCTGCCGCCGGACGCTCGCCGGGCTCGAAGGCGCCCGGTGGCTCGGGCTCGAAGCGCTTTCGGACGACGGCGCGACCGGCCTGCTCGCCAAGATCGTCGGCGCCGACCGGGTGCGGGCGGAGCCCGCCGCGGCACGCGAACTCGCCGAGCTGTGCGGGTATCTGCCGCTCGCGCTCAGGATCGCGGGCAACCGGCTCGCCACCCGGCCGCAGTGGTCCCTGGCCCAGCTCGCCGACCGGCTGCGCGACGAAAGCACCCGGCTGCGCGCGCTCGCGGCGGGCGATCTGCGGCTGCGCTCGGCTTTCGACCTGTCCTACCGCGCGGTCTCGCCCGAGGCTCGGCGGCTGTTCCGGTTGCTGGCGACCGTGCCCGGCGCCGACTTCGGTCTCGAACTCGCGGCCGTCGTCTCCGGCGCGTCGCCCGCCGACGTCCGCGACCAGCTCGACGAACTCGTCGACGCCAGCCTCCTGCAGACCACGGCGGAACCGGAGCGGCACCAGTTCCATGACCTGATTCGCCTGTTCGCCGAGGAACGGTTCGAAGCGGAGGAAGACCCGGCCGCACGGGACACCGTGCTCGCCCATCTGCTCGGCAAGGCGGCGGAGGCGGCCAGGCTGTTCTACCCCAAGGCGCCGGAGACCGGCCGGTTCGGCTCACGGGAAGAGAGCGCCCGCTGGCTGGACGTCGAAGGCGGGAACTGGGTCGCCGCGCACCGCGTGGCGGCACGGAAGGGTATGCAGCGGGAGGTCAGGGACCTCGCCGTCGCGTTGCACTGGTACTCCGACGGGCGGAGTACCCAGCGGCCGTGGTGGGAGATCTTCTCGCTCGGCGCGGCCGCGGCGAACGCGCTCGGCGACGCCGGGGCCGAGGCGAAGCTGCTCAACTTCGTCGGCTGGGCCGCCAGCGTCTGTCTCGGCGACGACGAGGGCGCTGTGGCGGCGCACCGCCGCGCGCTGGACATCGCCGCCGGGATCGGCGACCGCGTCGAGCAGACCTGGGCGTCCATCTATCTCGGCCAGGTGCTGCGGTTGACCGGAAGAGACGATGAAGCGTTCGAGTTCGCGAAGCGCGGGTACGAGCTGGCGCGCGAACTCCCGTTCTGGGACGGGCAGACCACGGCACGCAACCTCTACGGGCGCGCGCTGCTCAACGCCGGACGGCATTCCGAAGCGCTCGCCGTGCACCGGGCCGTGCTTTCCGACGCCGAGCGCCTGGCGGGCGAGACGTACCCCGGTTTCCATCGGCTGCTGAAGGCCCTGACCCTGCGCGCCATCGGCGACGTGCTCGGCGATCTCGCCGAATGGCGGGAGGCGGCGGGCCACTACCGCACCGGCCGATGGCTCGCCTGGGAAGGCGGTTTCGACGCCTTGGAGGCGACCTGCGCCTTCCGCGAGGGGCGGGCCTGGCGGGAGGCCGGTGCCTTCGAGGAAGCCAGGGAGTGCCTCACCCTGGCCATGGACCTCTCCGCCGGGCCGTCCTCCGGCGCGTTGCGCGAGCAGGCTTCGGCCGAACTGGCGCTCCTGCCAGCGGAGCGCCGACTAAGCTTCGGACCGACAGAGCGGGAGGGCCGATGA
- a CDS encoding helix-turn-helix transcriptional regulator yields MSTIMTTPVRPVVRTEEIRVAVHAADPLVRAGLRSALGDGPGISLREDPAQADVLVAVAGNDPRRIPAGSARLVLVADEPNQAELWAAVERGLAVVVARSEATPGRLLRAVADAHAGRGDLPADQLGSLLRGISRLHKEVLEPRELTLSGLSPRETEVLRLLAEGFDTAEIARRVAYSDRTVKNILHGLLSRFNLRNRTHVVAYALREGLI; encoded by the coding sequence ATGTCGACGATCATGACGACGCCCGTCCGCCCGGTCGTGCGGACCGAGGAGATCCGGGTCGCCGTGCACGCCGCCGATCCGCTGGTGCGGGCGGGGCTGCGCAGCGCGCTCGGCGACGGGCCCGGCATCAGCTTGCGCGAAGACCCTGCGCAGGCCGACGTCCTCGTCGCCGTCGCGGGGAACGACCCGCGGCGCATCCCGGCCGGGTCCGCGCGGCTGGTCCTGGTGGCCGATGAGCCCAACCAGGCCGAACTGTGGGCCGCGGTGGAACGCGGGCTCGCCGTCGTCGTCGCGCGCTCCGAGGCGACGCCGGGGCGGCTGCTGCGCGCGGTCGCCGACGCCCACGCCGGCCGGGGCGATCTTCCCGCCGATCAGCTCGGCAGCCTGCTCCGCGGGATTTCGCGGCTGCACAAGGAAGTCCTCGAGCCCCGCGAGCTCACGCTCAGCGGTCTGTCGCCGCGCGAGACCGAAGTCCTCCGGCTGCTCGCGGAAGGATTCGACACCGCCGAGATCGCCCGGCGGGTGGCCTACTCCGACCGGACCGTGAAGAACATCCTGCACGGCCTGCTCAGCCGGTTCAATCTGCGCAACCGCACCCACGTCGTGGCGTACGCGCTGCGCGAGGGTCTCATTTGA
- a CDS encoding ABC transporter ATP-binding protein has translation MTSTAIDVDRLNLKYGDFHAVKDLSFQVRQGEFYALLGTNGAGKTSTLETLEGHRNPTSGTVRVLGKSPRDRAAVRPEMGIMLQESGFSPDLTVQESIRLIGSLTRRTDRLERVLGIVDLTRKADTKVSQLSGGEKRRLDFATAVYGSPRLVFLDEPTTGLDIQSRDALWDAVDKLREDGSTIVLTTHYLEEAQQRADRIGLMHRGTFHQEGTVSELTRTLPAVIRFSPPPSAPALPLQGKREHDGKFVIETFGLQKDLHVLLRWARDNAIELRDLEAGPTRLDDVFRAIDND, from the coding sequence ATGACCTCGACAGCAATCGACGTTGACCGCCTGAATCTCAAGTACGGCGACTTCCACGCCGTGAAGGATCTGTCCTTCCAGGTCCGGCAGGGCGAGTTCTACGCCCTGCTGGGCACGAACGGCGCCGGGAAGACCTCGACCCTGGAAACCCTGGAAGGACACCGGAACCCGACGTCGGGCACGGTGCGGGTGCTGGGGAAGAGCCCGCGGGACCGCGCCGCCGTCCGCCCCGAGATGGGCATCATGCTGCAGGAGAGCGGTTTCTCACCGGATCTGACGGTGCAGGAATCGATCCGCCTGATCGGGAGCCTGACCCGGCGCACGGACCGGCTCGAACGGGTCCTCGGCATCGTGGACCTGACCCGCAAAGCCGACACGAAGGTGTCCCAGCTTTCCGGTGGCGAGAAGCGGCGGCTCGACTTCGCGACCGCGGTGTACGGCTCGCCGCGGCTGGTGTTCCTGGACGAGCCGACGACCGGGCTGGACATCCAGTCCCGGGACGCGCTGTGGGACGCGGTCGACAAACTCCGCGAGGACGGTTCGACCATCGTGCTCACCACGCACTACCTGGAAGAGGCCCAGCAGCGCGCCGACCGCATCGGCCTGATGCACCGGGGCACCTTCCACCAGGAGGGCACGGTCTCCGAACTCACGCGGACACTGCCCGCCGTGATCCGGTTCTCCCCGCCGCCCTCGGCTCCGGCGCTGCCCTTGCAGGGCAAGCGCGAACACGACGGGAAGTTCGTCATCGAGACCTTCGGCCTGCAGAAGGACCTGCACGTCCTGCTGCGGTGGGCGCGGGACAACGCCATCGAACTGCGGGATCTCGAGGCAGGGCCGACGCGGCTCGACGACGTGTTCCGCGCCATCGACAACGACTAG
- a CDS encoding TetR/AcrR family transcriptional regulator, whose protein sequence is MDTLDTLRTRKKAATRQSLHEAALRLAMEHGLDGVTVEDIADAVGVSRRTFSNYFANKEDAILHADRERTGLLVSLVEGRPPGEKPWQALRAACRELYRAHPVPDREWVAQLRLLRRHPSLLARQAGDQFALERDLIAVLLARGHGLDQELARLTAATFLATLRTGNVLWLEGPEEQPLPELVDRLLGRVQLR, encoded by the coding sequence GTGGACACCCTCGACACGCTGCGCACCCGCAAGAAGGCGGCGACGCGGCAATCGCTGCACGAGGCCGCGCTCCGGCTGGCGATGGAGCACGGGCTGGACGGCGTGACCGTCGAGGACATCGCCGACGCGGTGGGCGTCTCCCGGCGGACGTTCTCGAACTACTTCGCGAACAAAGAGGACGCGATCCTGCACGCCGACCGCGAGCGCACCGGGCTGCTGGTGTCGCTGGTCGAGGGCAGGCCGCCGGGCGAGAAGCCCTGGCAGGCGCTGCGGGCGGCGTGCCGGGAGCTGTACCGGGCGCACCCCGTCCCCGACCGTGAATGGGTGGCGCAGCTACGGCTGCTGCGACGGCATCCGTCGCTGCTCGCGCGGCAGGCGGGCGATCAGTTCGCTCTCGAACGCGACCTGATCGCGGTGCTGCTCGCCAGGGGGCACGGCCTCGATCAGGAGCTGGCCAGGCTCACCGCGGCGACCTTTCTCGCCACGTTGCGGACGGGGAACGTGCTGTGGCTGGAAGGTCCGGAGGAGCAGCCGCTTCCCGAGCTGGTGGACCGGTTGCTGGGCCGCGTTCAGCTCCGGTGA
- a CDS encoding helix-turn-helix transcriptional regulator — MVDLLEARPSVQVAADRARDETDVVVAAFDRLSGDAVTALRAATAEFGKPIVLVTDRIEEGGLAVAVSCRVVAILPRSAMTDSRVADSVRVAASGAVGPPRDLLGRLAEHAERLHREMLAPAGPAGAALSSREIDVLRLMADGLDTQEIATELAYSERTVKNVIYAVTDRLRLRNRSHAVAYAIREGVI, encoded by the coding sequence ATGGTCGACCTCCTCGAAGCGCGCCCGTCCGTGCAGGTGGCCGCAGACCGGGCACGGGACGAAACCGATGTCGTCGTCGCCGCGTTCGACCGGCTTTCCGGCGACGCGGTCACCGCGTTGCGTGCGGCCACCGCCGAATTCGGCAAGCCGATCGTGCTGGTGACCGACCGGATCGAGGAGGGCGGCCTCGCGGTGGCGGTGTCGTGCCGGGTGGTCGCCATCCTGCCGAGGTCGGCGATGACCGACTCCCGGGTGGCCGACAGCGTCCGTGTCGCCGCGTCGGGCGCCGTGGGCCCACCGCGGGATCTGCTCGGCAGGCTGGCCGAACACGCCGAGCGGCTGCACCGGGAGATGCTCGCGCCGGCCGGGCCCGCCGGGGCGGCGCTCTCCTCACGGGAGATCGATGTCCTCCGCCTGATGGCCGACGGGCTCGACACACAGGAGATCGCCACCGAACTCGCCTATTCGGAGCGCACGGTCAAGAACGTCATCTACGCCGTCACCGACCGGCTACGGCTGCGGAACCGGTCGCACGCGGTGGCCTACGCGATCCGGGAAGGGGTCATCTGA
- a CDS encoding MDR family MFS transporter, with translation MKTEGTTAEAPSGAMGHRQVLESLSGLLLALLVAMISSTVVSTALPLIIGSLNGTQTQYTWVVTATLLAATATTPIWGKLADLFNKKTLVQIAIVIFVIGSTISGFSQNTGQLIAARAFQGIGVGGLQALVQVVIAAIIPPRERGRYNGYLGAVMAVATVGGPLLGGLIVDVPWLGWRWCFFVGVPIAVAAFIVLQRTLKLETVRREGVQVDYLGAGLIAAGVSVLLIWVSFVGNGFDWLSWQTAVMVAGGIVLLAFAVLVERKVREPVVPLHIITRRTPALAIIASLAVGMAMFGGAVFLGQYFQVGRGYSPTEAGLLTIPLMGGVLVSSTVSGRLISRTGRMKPYIVAGTITLVIGFLGLGTVDHASPLWLVGVAMAIVGVGVGMTMQNLVLAVQNTVPLRDLGAASASVTFFRSLGGTIGVSVLGAVLANRVTADLSTALHVPAGQASTGSVSALNLKALPPEVQTIVHTVYGDATAHIFLISAAVGVVGVIAALLLKPLTLRTTLDVETEAPASDAVVR, from the coding sequence ATGAAGACCGAGGGAACGACGGCGGAGGCACCGTCAGGGGCGATGGGACACCGCCAGGTGCTCGAATCGCTGTCCGGTCTGCTGCTCGCGCTGCTCGTGGCGATGATCAGCTCGACGGTCGTGTCGACCGCCCTGCCGTTGATCATCGGCTCGCTGAACGGCACGCAGACGCAGTACACGTGGGTGGTCACGGCCACCCTGCTGGCGGCGACGGCCACCACCCCGATCTGGGGCAAACTCGCCGATCTGTTCAACAAGAAGACGCTGGTGCAGATCGCGATCGTGATCTTCGTGATCGGTTCGACGATCAGCGGGTTCAGCCAGAACACCGGGCAGCTGATCGCCGCCCGGGCGTTCCAGGGCATCGGCGTCGGCGGCCTGCAGGCGCTGGTCCAGGTCGTGATCGCCGCGATCATCCCGCCGCGGGAACGCGGCCGCTACAACGGTTACCTCGGCGCGGTCATGGCGGTCGCCACCGTCGGCGGGCCGCTGCTCGGCGGCCTGATCGTGGACGTGCCGTGGCTCGGCTGGCGCTGGTGCTTCTTCGTCGGCGTGCCGATCGCGGTGGCGGCGTTCATCGTGCTGCAGCGGACCCTGAAGCTGGAGACCGTGCGCCGGGAAGGCGTCCAGGTGGACTACCTCGGCGCGGGTCTGATCGCGGCGGGCGTGAGTGTCCTGCTGATCTGGGTCTCGTTCGTCGGCAACGGCTTCGACTGGCTGTCCTGGCAGACGGCCGTGATGGTGGCGGGCGGCATCGTCCTCCTCGCCTTCGCCGTGCTGGTGGAGCGAAAGGTCCGTGAACCGGTCGTCCCGTTGCACATCATCACCCGGCGCACCCCCGCGCTGGCGATCATCGCGAGCCTCGCGGTCGGGATGGCGATGTTCGGCGGCGCGGTGTTCCTCGGCCAGTACTTCCAGGTCGGCCGCGGCTACTCCCCCACCGAAGCCGGTCTGCTGACCATTCCGCTGATGGGCGGCGTGCTCGTCTCGTCGACCGTGTCCGGGCGCCTGATCAGCCGCACCGGACGGATGAAGCCGTACATCGTGGCGGGCACGATCACCCTGGTGATCGGCTTCCTCGGGCTGGGCACCGTCGACCACGCCTCGCCGCTGTGGCTGGTCGGCGTCGCGATGGCGATCGTCGGCGTAGGTGTCGGCATGACGATGCAGAACCTCGTCCTCGCCGTGCAGAACACCGTGCCGCTGCGGGATCTGGGCGCGGCCAGCGCTTCGGTCACGTTCTTCCGGTCGCTCGGCGGCACCATCGGCGTCTCGGTGCTGGGCGCGGTGCTCGCGAACCGGGTCACCGCCGACCTGTCCACCGCGCTGCACGTACCGGCGGGCCAGGCGTCGACGGGCAGCGTCAGCGCGCTGAACCTCAAGGCGCTGCCGCCGGAGGTCCAGACGATCGTGCACACCGTGTACGGCGACGCGACCGCGCACATCTTCCTGATCTCCGCGGCGGTGGGTGTCGTGGGCGTGATCGCGGCGCTGCTGCTCAAGCCGCTCACCCTGCGCACCACGCTCGACGTGGAGACGGAAGCCCCGGCGTCCGACGCGGTCGTCAGGTAG
- a CDS encoding ABC transporter permease, with product MLSIARSELIQIFRNRSVLITSFVMPLAISAFFVYQHEVFAKIGSLGYIAAIVMFTVCAFGLYTSAVTTLASRRQNLFLKRLRSTAAGDASILVGLVLPVTVISLVQVAVIMIVLGAVTGTPADVALLVAAVLASVAMMIGLGLATAGLTNSPEHAQVTTLPVSLGVIAVASWVGISGTDELTWLKRLLPGGSATELAVNAWNGGVAISDSLLLLAPTLAWVVVAVVLASKLFRWEPRR from the coding sequence ATGCTATCGATAGCCCGTAGCGAACTGATCCAGATCTTCCGGAACCGCTCAGTCCTGATCACCAGCTTCGTGATGCCGCTGGCCATCTCCGCGTTCTTCGTCTACCAGCACGAAGTCTTCGCCAAGATCGGCAGTCTCGGCTACATCGCGGCGATCGTGATGTTCACCGTATGCGCGTTCGGCCTCTACACCAGTGCCGTGACCACGCTGGCCTCGCGGCGGCAGAACCTTTTCCTCAAGCGTCTGCGCTCCACCGCGGCGGGCGACGCGTCCATCCTGGTCGGCCTGGTGCTTCCGGTCACGGTCATCTCACTCGTCCAGGTCGCGGTGATCATGATCGTGCTGGGCGCGGTCACCGGAACACCCGCCGACGTCGCCCTGCTGGTGGCGGCGGTGCTCGCCAGCGTCGCCATGATGATCGGCCTCGGCCTGGCCACCGCGGGCCTGACCAACTCCCCCGAGCACGCCCAGGTCACCACCTTGCCGGTCAGTCTGGGCGTGATCGCCGTCGCCAGCTGGGTCGGCATCTCCGGCACCGACGAGCTGACCTGGCTCAAGCGCCTGCTGCCCGGGGGCTCGGCTACCGAACTCGCCGTCAACGCCTGGAACGGTGGCGTGGCCATCAGCGATTCGCTGCTCCTGCTCGCCCCGACCTTGGCGTGGGTCGTCGTCGCCGTCGTCCTGGCGTCGAAGCTCTTCCGCTGGGAGCCGCGCCGATGA